Proteins encoded within one genomic window of Polaribacter sp. NJDZ03:
- a CDS encoding CDGSH iron-sulfur domain-containing protein, translating to MKLPKRAGDKSIAVELEEGKNYAWCTCGLSENQPLCDGKHRGTGMSPNVFTAEKTETRNLCTCKLTSNGPFCDGSHK from the coding sequence ATGAAATTACCAAAAAGAGCTGGAGATAAATCTATAGCAGTTGAATTAGAAGAAGGAAAAAACTATGCATGGTGTACTTGTGGTTTGTCAGAAAACCAACCTTTATGCGATGGGAAACATAGAGGAACCGGTATGAGTCCGAATGTATTTACTGCCGAAAAAACAGAAACAAGAAATTTATGTACTTGTAAATTAACGAGCAATGGTCCTTTTTGTGATGGTTCTCATAAATAA
- a CDS encoding FKBP-type peptidyl-prolyl cis-trans isomerase — protein MKSYLYLFLSIVLFTSCIDSENEVIQPEPQTEVDILKYIEDNNLDATKTESGLYYVINSEGEGTRPTSSSNVTVAYKGYYLNESVFDQSDSNGISFDLNQVISGWTEGIQLFKEGGEGLLIVPYNLGYGINNYRGIPGGSVLVFDINLISVNN, from the coding sequence ATGAAATCCTATTTATATTTATTTTTATCAATAGTGCTTTTTACTTCTTGTATAGATTCAGAAAATGAAGTAATTCAACCTGAACCTCAAACAGAAGTTGATATATTAAAATACATTGAAGACAATAATTTAGATGCTACAAAAACTGAGTCTGGTTTATATTATGTTATTAACAGTGAAGGAGAAGGAACTAGGCCTACAAGCTCATCTAATGTAACTGTAGCATATAAAGGATACTACTTAAATGAATCTGTATTTGACCAAAGTGATTCTAACGGAATTTCTTTTGATTTGAACCAAGTAATTAGTGGTTGGACAGAAGGTATACAACTTTTTAAAGAAGGTGGTGAAGGTCTTTTAATAGTTCCATATAATTTAGGTTATGGAATAAATAATTATAGAGGTATTCCTGGAGGTTCTGTTTTAGTATTTGATATTAACCTAATTAGCGTTAATAACTAG
- a CDS encoding amidohydrolase, translated as MKKLLFFFTISIAFISCNNKQKTDLIIINSNAYTVNNNFDKTEAFAIKDGKFIAIGTSEEIQEKYQSENIVDAKNQTIVPGLIDAHCHFYGMGMQQQKVSLEGTKSYDEVLEKIVAFQKEKNVTFITGRGWDQNDWEVKEFPTKEKLDQLFPTTPVAVGRVDGHALLVNQAAIDLSEITKDTKVSGGEIILKDGELTGVLIDAAMDFIKFPETTKEEAIEGLLDAQKISFSYGLTTVDDAGINKKTIELIDSLQQTGSLKMRIYAMVSGDNQKEIDYYINNGIVKTDRLNVRSFKVYGDGALGSRGAAMRKPYSDRENHFGALIYAPERYEEIATQIAASDFQMNTHAIGDSANTWLLKTYKKVLKNEKDRRWRIEHAQIIAPEDFKNFDNILPSVQPTHATSDMYWAEDRIGKERMKGAYAFKDLLNIYGKIALGTDFPVEQVNPFLTFYAATIRKDLNNYPENGFYMENALTREETLKGMTIWAAYSNFEEEEKGSIEVGKFADFVILNQDIMKVDGHKIPNTKAIATYVNGEKVY; from the coding sequence ATGAAAAAACTTCTTTTCTTCTTCACCATATCAATTGCTTTTATTTCTTGCAATAACAAACAGAAAACAGATTTAATTATTATCAATTCGAATGCTTATACCGTTAATAATAATTTTGATAAAACGGAAGCTTTTGCTATAAAAGACGGAAAATTTATAGCCATAGGAACATCCGAAGAAATTCAAGAAAAATATCAATCAGAAAATATAGTTGATGCAAAAAACCAAACAATTGTACCTGGTTTAATAGATGCACATTGTCATTTTTATGGAATGGGTATGCAACAACAAAAAGTATCTCTAGAAGGCACTAAAAGTTACGACGAAGTTTTAGAAAAGATTGTTGCTTTTCAAAAAGAAAAAAACGTCACTTTTATTACGGGTCGTGGATGGGATCAGAATGATTGGGAAGTAAAAGAATTTCCTACTAAAGAAAAATTAGATCAATTATTTCCAACAACTCCTGTTGCTGTTGGTAGAGTTGATGGACATGCTTTATTGGTAAATCAAGCAGCAATTGATTTATCTGAAATAACAAAAGATACCAAAGTTTCTGGGGGAGAAATTATTTTGAAAGATGGTGAATTAACTGGAGTCTTAATTGATGCTGCCATGGATTTTATCAAGTTTCCAGAAACTACAAAAGAAGAAGCAATTGAAGGTTTATTAGATGCTCAAAAAATATCTTTTTCTTACGGGTTAACTACGGTAGATGATGCTGGTATCAACAAAAAAACAATTGAGTTAATTGATAGTTTACAACAAACCGGAAGTTTAAAAATGCGTATTTATGCAATGGTTTCTGGCGATAATCAAAAAGAAATAGATTATTACATTAACAATGGAATTGTAAAAACAGACAGACTAAATGTACGTTCTTTTAAGGTATATGGAGATGGTGCTTTGGGTTCTAGAGGCGCTGCAATGCGCAAACCATATTCTGATAGGGAAAACCATTTTGGTGCCTTAATTTATGCGCCAGAGAGATACGAAGAAATTGCAACACAAATTGCAGCCTCTGATTTTCAAATGAATACACACGCTATTGGCGATTCTGCAAATACTTGGCTTTTAAAAACCTATAAAAAAGTTTTAAAAAATGAAAAAGACAGACGTTGGCGAATAGAACATGCACAAATTATTGCTCCTGAAGATTTTAAAAACTTTGATAATATATTACCTTCTGTGCAACCAACCCATGCAACTTCAGACATGTATTGGGCAGAAGATAGAATTGGAAAAGAGCGAATGAAAGGTGCGTATGCTTTTAAAGACTTACTAAATATATATGGAAAAATTGCATTGGGTACCGATTTTCCTGTTGAGCAAGTAAATCCGTTTTTAACATTTTACGCTGCTACTATTAGAAAAGACCTTAACAATTATCCAGAAAATGGTTTTTATATGGAAAATGCATTAACTAGAGAAGAAACTTTAAAAGGAATGACTATTTGGGCTGCATATTCTAACTTCGAAGAAGAAGAAAAAGGTTCTATTGAAGTTGGCAAGTTTGCCGATTTTGTAATTCTTAACCAAGATATAATGAAGGTTGATGGCCATAAAATACCGAATACAAAAGCAATTGCTACTTATGTAAATGGCGAAAAAGTGTATTAA
- a CDS encoding FUSC family membrane protein has product MIKNLIRYFKSIYFIKAFLVALAMVIAVIVSVYFFDSYNVGFSIALGAILCAPSDVSGSVKHKFYGMVASIILAFSITLLIGSFNNYPFILAPLLIILVFLVSYISVFGFRASLISLSGLIAIVLAFGHHSTEISILEHSLFILLGGVWYLILAISTQLLLPAVQADFLFVQLLEKTAEFIKIRGALLVETNDRSSLLEQHFKLQTEINELQENIREVVLEKKFNSGFSHRIRRQQLIFSKIIEIYELGISNTIDYEKLDAIFKDHHEKLDEFKLLIFEVSEKLKHISKVILKEEKLTYQNNFKVLLKKIENHIEIYKIKVGLPESREGVIFLLNYKGYQEKQISNLLDIIRILDNYYKNDKIRAIKDAEQFLTPQDYDFKKLKVNFTFKSPIFRHSLRLTLTMLIGFIIGSAIEMQQSYWILLTIVVIMRPSYGLTKERTKNRVVGTLIGAAVGVGIIFLTQNPVVYGIIAALSLIIGFSLVKQNYRNAAAFITLYVVFMYALIHPNILKVIQFRVIDTLIGSLLAYVANYFFWPAWEAKNIKEVLSKSIDGFLAFLQQIDVLYHKKGEVPTVYALARKEAFLQVGNLNAAYQRLAQEPKSRQENIAIFYELMTIFNTYLSSLSSLGMYIRTNKTGKVPLQFEVYVKHILSNLEKAKELLNNTESTIGLETEELAIATKNYDDYFQSLSNERDKEIEKGLPITKEMRSQLHETQLVSEQVRWLLSLSESLIKNIKKI; this is encoded by the coding sequence ATGATTAAAAATTTAATTAGATATTTTAAGAGTATTTATTTTATTAAAGCATTTTTAGTTGCTTTAGCTATGGTAATTGCTGTAATTGTCTCAGTTTATTTTTTCGATAGTTATAATGTAGGGTTTAGTATTGCTTTAGGCGCTATTTTATGTGCACCATCAGATGTTTCAGGTAGTGTAAAACATAAATTTTATGGAATGGTGGCATCCATAATTTTAGCTTTTTCCATTACATTACTAATAGGTTCCTTTAATAATTATCCATTTATTCTTGCTCCTTTATTAATTATTTTAGTTTTTTTAGTTTCTTACATTTCTGTATTTGGTTTTAGAGCTTCTTTAATTTCTTTATCTGGCTTAATAGCAATTGTTTTGGCTTTTGGGCACCATAGTACAGAAATTTCTATTTTAGAGCATTCGTTATTTATCCTTTTAGGAGGTGTTTGGTATTTAATTTTAGCAATTTCTACCCAGTTATTGTTGCCTGCAGTTCAGGCAGATTTTTTGTTTGTTCAATTATTAGAAAAAACGGCAGAATTTATAAAAATAAGAGGAGCGTTATTGGTTGAAACGAATGATAGAAGTTCTCTTTTAGAACAACATTTTAAACTTCAAACAGAGATAAATGAACTTCAAGAAAATATAAGAGAAGTTGTTTTAGAAAAAAAGTTTAATTCTGGATTTAGTCATAGAATTCGACGGCAACAATTAATTTTTTCTAAAATTATTGAAATCTATGAACTCGGAATTTCAAATACAATTGACTATGAAAAGTTAGATGCTATATTTAAAGATCATCACGAGAAATTAGATGAATTTAAACTTTTAATATTTGAAGTTTCAGAAAAATTAAAGCACATTTCTAAAGTTATTTTAAAAGAAGAAAAGCTAACATATCAAAACAATTTTAAGGTTTTACTTAAAAAAATAGAAAATCATATTGAAATTTATAAAATAAAAGTTGGTTTACCAGAATCTAGAGAAGGCGTTATCTTTTTATTAAATTATAAGGGGTATCAAGAAAAACAAATCAGCAATTTATTAGATATTATTAGAATCTTAGATAACTACTATAAAAATGATAAAATTAGAGCTATTAAAGATGCAGAACAGTTTTTAACTCCTCAAGATTATGATTTTAAAAAACTAAAAGTAAATTTTACTTTTAAGTCACCTATTTTTAGGCATTCCTTAAGATTAACACTTACCATGTTAATTGGTTTTATAATTGGTTCTGCTATAGAAATGCAACAATCTTATTGGATTTTATTAACCATAGTTGTTATTATGAGACCTAGTTATGGTTTAACTAAAGAAAGAACCAAGAATAGAGTAGTAGGTACATTAATTGGTGCTGCAGTGGGAGTTGGAATCATCTTTTTAACACAAAACCCAGTTGTTTATGGAATAATAGCTGCATTATCTTTAATAATTGGTTTTTCTTTAGTGAAGCAGAATTATAGAAATGCGGCAGCTTTTATTACACTTTATGTCGTTTTTATGTATGCTTTAATCCATCCAAATATCTTAAAGGTTATACAATTTAGAGTTATAGATACCTTAATTGGTTCTTTGTTAGCATACGTAGCAAATTACTTTTTTTGGCCCGCTTGGGAAGCTAAAAATATAAAAGAAGTATTATCTAAATCAATTGATGGTTTTTTAGCGTTTTTACAACAAATAGATGTGTTGTATCACAAAAAAGGAGAAGTGCCTACCGTATATGCCTTGGCCAGAAAAGAGGCTTTTTTACAAGTAGGAAATCTAAATGCAGCATATCAAAGATTGGCTCAGGAACCAAAATCTAGGCAAGAAAATATTGCGATATTTTATGAGTTAATGACTATTTTTAATACCTATTTGTCTTCACTTTCATCTTTAGGGATGTATATAAGAACTAATAAAACGGGTAAAGTGCCACTACAATTTGAAGTGTATGTAAAGCACATTTTATCTAATTTAGAAAAAGCGAAAGAACTTCTAAATAATACGGAATCTACTATTGGTTTAGAGACTGAAGAGTTAGCTATTGCTACAAAAAACTATGATGATTATTTTCAAAGTTTATCAAATGAGAGAGATAAAGAAATAGAAAAAGGATTGCCAATTACAAAAGAAATGAGATCTCAATTGCACGAAACACAATTGGTTTCCGAGCAAGTAAGATGGCTATTAAGTTTGTCTGAAAGTTTGATAAAAAACATTAAAAAAATTTAG
- a CDS encoding MauE/DoxX family redox-associated membrane protein → MAIFILILKIFFGVLFCFAGIMHVIKPNIFKHFIPNFLPKRLVNYIAGVIEFAVGLGLFFPSTVKNAAIGIFILLILFLPIHIWDVTKERPAIGSKKIAIVRIPLQFLLIYLSYLIYLNS, encoded by the coding sequence ATGGCAATTTTTATACTAATTCTTAAAATATTTTTCGGTGTTTTATTCTGCTTCGCAGGAATTATGCACGTTATAAAACCTAATATTTTTAAACATTTTATTCCCAATTTTTTACCGAAACGATTGGTCAATTATATTGCAGGAGTTATTGAGTTTGCAGTAGGCTTAGGACTGTTTTTTCCATCTACTGTAAAAAATGCTGCTATAGGAATTTTTATTTTGCTGATCCTCTTCTTGCCCATTCATATTTGGGATGTTACCAAAGAAAGACCTGCTATTGGTTCTAAAAAAATAGCTATTGTTAGAATTCCGTTACAATTTTTATTAATATATTTATCCTACCTCATTTACCTAAACTCATAA
- a CDS encoding S41 family peptidase, translating into MIKKTLFFYAVLFSTTVLIAQSTLIRMPSISPDASKMAFSFDGDIWVLDLETNQPKRLTIHQAYETNPTWNSESNQLVFTSNRRGNTNIFKTGLNGGIPKQLTFYPTKDTPSQWNADGEIIFSSNRIFKGTERETSIYKINENGETPNRFMTALGSQASISPNGNLVAFVKGTCRISREDYNGPAQRDIWIYNIKTQEYHQITTSNKNDHSPFWDAQSNLYYIGAESGRYNIYKTLLNTNGIKSSTENKLTDLKVNGVLSYSVSNNGTIIYNSGLDVFKIENGSTSKINLNLATDNRFELEETETVSNGIKDLSVSPNGKLIALSINGEIFVKENNKDKKKTNNVSNNPFKDDNPFWIDDNTLGFLSDRNGQNELYKVVSTDDKVNLSRSLKTKVTKLTKSKIDVFEPLVSPNGKKISYRIGRGQLVIADLKEGKLTNIKSYSDTWAAAEGVSWSPDSKYIAYSQDDLNFDSEVYIQSIENPSKKINVSMHPRSDSSPAWSPDGKKLSFVSNRAGDRGGINYDTWMIWLQKSDWEKTKTDFEEGDYYSSKEDVKSKDEKKVVAVKIDEDKIYDRLVQLTNWAGNESGRFFSADSKSIYIAALDATTGENGLYKLDLKGGKPKLVKGVGGLRGYSLHKDDLYYAASGKLKSLNLKSDKVLSFSHSATYTTNFSKLNEQVFEEGVRAITAGFYDPKFHGYNWDEIVERYRPMVLAAQSKHDYSFMFNNMLGQLNASHMGYRGKTLEKVSNDNVGLLGLDVSNVKSGVKINFILPNSAATKTAVSLQKGDIITSVNGKEIKENTNFYSLLKNTSENEILLTLADKREVVVRTESTGTIRDLRYEEWINSRKKLVDEYSNGQLGYIHIQGMNLPSFERFERELKASGYGKKGIVIDVRNNGGGWTTDRLMAVLTVQQHSYTVPRGATDNLQRDNKKFSGNYPFNERALLAVNTKPLVALTNESSYSNAEIFAHAFKSFKLGKVVGQPTFGAVISTGSQRLQDGSIRMPYRAWYVKESGMNMENGPAVPDILVQNKPGWKARGEDDQLKKAVEVLLQDLN; encoded by the coding sequence ATGATTAAAAAGACTTTATTTTTTTACGCAGTTTTATTTAGTACAACTGTTTTAATAGCTCAAAGCACCTTAATAAGAATGCCATCTATAAGCCCAGACGCTTCTAAGATGGCATTTAGTTTTGATGGCGATATTTGGGTACTCGATTTAGAAACAAATCAGCCTAAAAGGCTAACAATTCATCAAGCTTATGAAACGAATCCTACATGGAATTCAGAAAGTAATCAGTTAGTTTTTACTTCTAATAGAAGAGGAAATACAAATATTTTTAAAACAGGTTTAAACGGCGGAATCCCTAAACAATTAACCTTCTATCCTACAAAAGATACCCCAAGTCAGTGGAATGCTGATGGAGAAATTATATTTTCTAGTAATAGGATTTTTAAAGGAACAGAAAGAGAAACATCAATTTATAAAATTAACGAAAACGGAGAAACTCCTAATCGTTTTATGACTGCTTTAGGGAGTCAGGCTTCCATATCGCCTAACGGTAATTTAGTTGCTTTTGTAAAAGGAACTTGTAGAATTTCTAGAGAAGATTATAACGGTCCTGCACAAAGGGATATTTGGATTTATAATATAAAGACCCAAGAATACCATCAAATTACTACAAGTAATAAAAACGATCATTCTCCTTTTTGGGATGCGCAAAGTAATTTGTACTATATAGGTGCAGAAAGCGGTAGATATAATATTTATAAAACTTTATTAAATACAAACGGTATTAAAAGTAGTACAGAAAATAAGTTAACAGATTTAAAAGTTAATGGTGTTTTATCTTATTCTGTAAGTAACAATGGTACTATTATTTACAACAGCGGATTAGATGTTTTTAAAATAGAAAACGGATCAACATCAAAAATAAACCTAAACTTAGCAACAGATAATAGATTTGAGTTAGAAGAAACTGAAACGGTTTCTAACGGAATTAAAGATCTAAGTGTTTCGCCAAACGGAAAATTAATAGCGTTAAGTATTAACGGAGAAATTTTTGTAAAAGAAAATAATAAGGATAAAAAGAAAACAAATAATGTTAGTAATAATCCTTTTAAAGACGATAATCCTTTTTGGATAGACGATAATACATTAGGTTTTTTATCAGACAGAAACGGTCAAAATGAGTTGTATAAAGTTGTTTCTACAGATGATAAAGTAAACTTAAGTAGAAGCTTAAAAACGAAAGTTACAAAACTAACAAAAAGTAAAATTGATGTTTTTGAACCATTAGTTTCGCCAAACGGAAAGAAAATTTCTTATAGAATTGGTAGAGGGCAATTGGTAATTGCAGATTTAAAAGAGGGTAAATTAACGAATATTAAAAGTTATTCTGATACATGGGCAGCAGCAGAAGGAGTTTCTTGGAGTCCGGATAGTAAGTACATTGCATATTCGCAAGATGATTTAAATTTTGATAGTGAAGTTTATATTCAATCTATAGAAAATCCATCTAAAAAGATAAACGTTTCTATGCACCCTAGGTCAGATTCTTCTCCGGCTTGGAGTCCAGACGGAAAAAAACTTTCTTTTGTTTCTAATAGAGCAGGAGATAGAGGTGGTATTAATTATGATACTTGGATGATTTGGTTACAAAAATCTGATTGGGAAAAAACCAAAACAGATTTTGAAGAAGGAGATTATTACAGTTCTAAAGAAGATGTTAAAAGTAAGGATGAAAAGAAAGTAGTTGCTGTAAAAATTGATGAAGATAAAATTTACGACAGACTTGTACAGTTAACAAATTGGGCAGGTAATGAAAGCGGAAGATTTTTTAGTGCAGATAGTAAGAGTATTTATATTGCAGCTTTAGATGCAACAACAGGTGAAAACGGTTTGTATAAATTAGACTTAAAAGGAGGCAAACCAAAATTAGTTAAAGGTGTTGGTGGTTTACGTGGTTATAGTTTACATAAGGACGACTTATATTATGCTGCATCAGGAAAATTAAAGTCTTTAAACTTAAAGTCTGATAAGGTTTTATCTTTTTCTCATTCTGCTACGTATACAACGAACTTTAGTAAACTAAATGAACAAGTTTTTGAAGAAGGTGTTAGAGCAATTACTGCAGGTTTTTATGATCCTAAGTTTCATGGGTATAATTGGGATGAAATTGTAGAAAGATACCGACCAATGGTTTTGGCTGCCCAAAGTAAACATGACTATTCTTTTATGTTTAACAACATGTTAGGGCAATTAAATGCAAGTCATATGGGATATAGAGGTAAAACGCTAGAAAAAGTTTCTAATGATAATGTTGGTCTATTAGGTTTAGATGTTTCTAATGTAAAAAGTGGAGTGAAAATAAACTTTATTTTACCAAATTCTGCAGCAACAAAAACAGCAGTTTCTTTACAAAAAGGAGATATTATTACAAGTGTAAATGGAAAAGAGATTAAAGAAAACACCAACTTTTATAGTTTATTAAAAAACACTTCTGAAAACGAAATCTTATTAACTTTAGCAGATAAAAGAGAAGTTGTAGTAAGAACAGAATCTACAGGAACTATAAGAGATTTACGTTATGAAGAATGGATAAACTCTAGAAAAAAGTTAGTTGATGAATATTCTAACGGACAACTAGGTTATATTCATATACAAGGAATGAATTTACCAAGTTTTGAGCGTTTTGAAAGAGAGTTAAAAGCAAGTGGTTATGGTAAAAAAGGAATTGTAATAGATGTTAGGAATAATGGTGGTGGTTGGACTACAGATCGTTTAATGGCTGTTTTAACAGTGCAACAACATTCTTACACTGTACCAAGAGGCGCAACTGATAATTTACAAAGAGATAACAAAAAATTCTCTGGTAATTATCCTTTTAACGAAAGAGCTTTATTGGCTGTAAATACAAAGCCTTTAGTAGCTTTAACAAATGAAAGTAGTTATTCTAATGCCGAAATTTTTGCACACGCATTTAAAAGTTTTAAGTTAGGTAAAGTAGTAGGACAACCAACTTTTGGAGCTGTAATTTCTACGGGGTCTCAAAGATTACAAGACGGTTCTATTAGAATGCCTTATAGAGCTTGGTATGTTAAAGAATCTGGTATGAATATGGAAAATGGACCTGCAGTGCCAGATATTTTAGTACAAAATAAACCGGGATGGAAAGCAAGGGGAGAAGATGATCAGTTAAAGAAAGCTGTAGAGGTTTTATTACAAGACTTAAATTAA